In Penaeus monodon isolate SGIC_2016 chromosome 7, NSTDA_Pmon_1, whole genome shotgun sequence, the following are encoded in one genomic region:
- the LOC119575403 gene encoding uncharacterized protein LOC119575403 isoform X2, with product MPLFMAKGLESLPEGRESSESIENVVTNDHDPGTVQVSYFDAEEAAEVITSGDYDEANHEAEMQEEDGSHKPWRKGGSTTLWSLPAVRALLDIYEEHEQEYVNKTVRRRVFWEIVAEKMKERGFDYDWCSCRVRFKGMCRKVLSLAMHGRSKLTRRLWWEERVERIMENLDQEFVRMRQARRRTVSDTSAASTSFGGGMAFQIPTQASQVNVNEAVVGSDRDAFQLDSGMHSSTGEHQNKKRRLFLKSQAPKEDCAPAWFHEYVNRRERQWERRLALEEQRHNQIVQLLTQKNELLGKLTGILEKMGSQGNFVKIAPKPPAVIANPIRARRIVSSNGTTMFVPIAPSASNKDSTPQEESQKGST from the exons ATGCCTTTGTTTATGGCCAAAG GGTTGGAGTCATTGCCAGAAGGAAGAGAATCATCGGAGAGCATTGAAAATGTTGTTACTAATGACCATGACCCGGGCACTGTTCAG GTCAGCTATTTTGATGCAGAAGAAGCTGCTGAGGTTATTACATCAGGGGACTATGATGAAGCCAATCACGAAGCTGAAATGCAAGAAGAGGATGGTTCACATAAGCCTT GGAGAAAAGGTGGAAGCACAACACTGTGGAGTTTACCTGCAGTCAGGGCCCTCCTTGATATCTATGAGGAACACGAGCAAGAGTATGTGAACAAGACAGTGCGACGGAGAGTCTTTTGGGAAATTGTtgcagagaagatgaaagagcgA GGTTTTGACTATGACTGGTGCAGCTGCAGAGTTCGGTTTAAAGGGATGTGCAGAAAAGTGCTGTCTTTGGCCATGCAT GGAAGGTCCAAGCTGACACGAAGGCTGTGGTGGGAGGAACGAGTGGAAAGAATAATGGAAAACCTAGACCAAGAGTTTGTCAGGATGAGGCAGGCCCGCAGGAGAACAGTCAGTGATACATCAGCTGCGAGCACTAGTTTTGGGGGCGGAATGGCGTTTCAG ATCCCTACCCAAGCCAGTCAGGTGAACGTAAATGAAGCAGTTGTTGGCAGTGACCGTGATGCCTTTCAGCTTG ATTCAGGAATGCACAGTTCAACAGGAGAGCATCAGAACAAAAAGCGTCGCCTGTTCCTCAAGTCCCAGGCCCCAAAGGAAGACTGTGCACCAGCCTGGTTCCATGAGTATGTGAACCGCAGAGAACGTCAGTGGGAGAGACGGCTAGCTCTAGAGGAGCAGAGGCATAATCAG ATTGTGCAGCTGCTCACCCAGAAGAATGAACTCCTGGGAAAACTGACAGGGATCTTGGAGAAAATGGGTTCGCAGGGCAATTTTGTGAAGATTGCCCCCAAGCCGCCTGCCGTCATTGCGAATCCCATCCGTGCCAGGCGCATTGTGTCTAGCAACGGCACCACAATGTTTGTGCCCATTGCTCCTTCTGCCTCCAATAAGGATTCCACTCCCCAGGAAGAGTCACAGAAGGGGAGCACctga
- the LOC119575403 gene encoding uncharacterized protein LOC119575403 isoform X1 → MASNAQSSDYVTVATFVVKDEGLESLPEGRESSESIENVVTNDHDPGTVQVSYFDAEEAAEVITSGDYDEANHEAEMQEEDGSHKPWRKGGSTTLWSLPAVRALLDIYEEHEQEYVNKTVRRRVFWEIVAEKMKERGFDYDWCSCRVRFKGMCRKVLSLAMHGRSKLTRRLWWEERVERIMENLDQEFVRMRQARRRTVSDTSAASTSFGGGMAFQIPTQASQVNVNEAVVGSDRDAFQLDSGMHSSTGEHQNKKRRLFLKSQAPKEDCAPAWFHEYVNRRERQWERRLALEEQRHNQIVQLLTQKNELLGKLTGILEKMGSQGNFVKIAPKPPAVIANPIRARRIVSSNGTTMFVPIAPSASNKDSTPQEESQKGST, encoded by the exons ATGGCGTCAAACGCGCAGTCTTCGGACTACGTTACCGTTGCAACTTTCGTCGTAAAAGATGAAG GGTTGGAGTCATTGCCAGAAGGAAGAGAATCATCGGAGAGCATTGAAAATGTTGTTACTAATGACCATGACCCGGGCACTGTTCAG GTCAGCTATTTTGATGCAGAAGAAGCTGCTGAGGTTATTACATCAGGGGACTATGATGAAGCCAATCACGAAGCTGAAATGCAAGAAGAGGATGGTTCACATAAGCCTT GGAGAAAAGGTGGAAGCACAACACTGTGGAGTTTACCTGCAGTCAGGGCCCTCCTTGATATCTATGAGGAACACGAGCAAGAGTATGTGAACAAGACAGTGCGACGGAGAGTCTTTTGGGAAATTGTtgcagagaagatgaaagagcgA GGTTTTGACTATGACTGGTGCAGCTGCAGAGTTCGGTTTAAAGGGATGTGCAGAAAAGTGCTGTCTTTGGCCATGCAT GGAAGGTCCAAGCTGACACGAAGGCTGTGGTGGGAGGAACGAGTGGAAAGAATAATGGAAAACCTAGACCAAGAGTTTGTCAGGATGAGGCAGGCCCGCAGGAGAACAGTCAGTGATACATCAGCTGCGAGCACTAGTTTTGGGGGCGGAATGGCGTTTCAG ATCCCTACCCAAGCCAGTCAGGTGAACGTAAATGAAGCAGTTGTTGGCAGTGACCGTGATGCCTTTCAGCTTG ATTCAGGAATGCACAGTTCAACAGGAGAGCATCAGAACAAAAAGCGTCGCCTGTTCCTCAAGTCCCAGGCCCCAAAGGAAGACTGTGCACCAGCCTGGTTCCATGAGTATGTGAACCGCAGAGAACGTCAGTGGGAGAGACGGCTAGCTCTAGAGGAGCAGAGGCATAATCAG ATTGTGCAGCTGCTCACCCAGAAGAATGAACTCCTGGGAAAACTGACAGGGATCTTGGAGAAAATGGGTTCGCAGGGCAATTTTGTGAAGATTGCCCCCAAGCCGCCTGCCGTCATTGCGAATCCCATCCGTGCCAGGCGCATTGTGTCTAGCAACGGCACCACAATGTTTGTGCCCATTGCTCCTTCTGCCTCCAATAAGGATTCCACTCCCCAGGAAGAGTCACAGAAGGGGAGCACctga